In the Muricauda sp. MAR_2010_75 genome, one interval contains:
- a CDS encoding tyrosine-protein phosphatase: MLNFFSKKEYLIDHLGGLVDIHNHILPGIDDGARSVDDSLALIKGFGEFGVTRFVCTPHIMHNYYPNTPETIQESFEKLKNALNQSGMDEVSLDKAAEHMIDDNFEELLHHDQIMPLTRYHLLVEMSFLQPPINMNTALDKIISKGLFPVLAHPERYLFLSSSSKRLKSYKEKGVLFQVNLLSLADYYGSDVKSKALKLMENNLIDFVGSDVHNMQQLKSLKEATITKKTGKMLHTLVNDTIEQFY, translated from the coding sequence ATGTTAAACTTTTTTTCGAAGAAGGAGTACCTGATTGATCATTTGGGAGGTCTTGTGGACATCCATAATCATATCCTACCAGGTATTGACGATGGTGCTAGATCCGTTGATGATTCATTAGCTTTGATAAAGGGGTTTGGTGAGTTTGGTGTTACAAGGTTTGTATGTACACCGCACATCATGCACAATTACTATCCGAATACGCCTGAAACCATTCAAGAATCCTTTGAAAAGTTGAAAAATGCATTGAATCAAAGTGGTATGGATGAGGTGTCATTGGACAAGGCGGCTGAACACATGATCGATGATAACTTTGAAGAATTGTTACACCATGATCAGATTATGCCTCTTACAAGATACCATTTGCTGGTTGAAATGTCTTTTTTACAGCCTCCCATAAATATGAATACGGCCTTGGACAAGATTATTTCCAAAGGACTTTTCCCCGTGCTGGCCCATCCTGAACGGTATTTATTTTTGAGCAGTTCTTCCAAACGCCTTAAAAGCTATAAGGAAAAGGGAGTTTTGTTCCAAGTAAACCTTTTGTCATTAGCGGATTATTACGGTAGCGATGTAAAATCAAAAGCTCTTAAACTAATGGAAAACAATCTTATAGACTTTGTTGGGAGTGATGTTCATAACATGCAGCAATTAAAATCGCTAAAAGAGGCAACCATTACCAAAAAAACAGGCAAAATGCTCCATACACTGGTCAATGACACCATTGAACAATTCTATTGA
- a CDS encoding PKD domain-containing protein, whose protein sequence is MKKNYPKFVLLFLLLATIFSFKVQAQLSFPQSALDLNGQGTFTSGITSLTYGPDGRLYATEYTGLVHVMTVQRDGPNDYKVTSMETLTGVQGIQNHNDDGSNNSSTLRETTGLAVAGTATNPVIYVASSDIRVGGATTGQGDTGLDTNSGTITRFFWNGTSWDVADLVRGLPRSEENHATNGLEFVTIGGTNYLIVAQGGNANGGSPSVNFALLGEYALSAAILAIDLDAIEAMADKFDNGRKYKYNLPTLDDPTRANANGVTDPDAPGYNGIDVNDPFGGNDGLNQAKVVAGGPVKIVSPGYRNAYDLVVTESGALYVTDNGANEGWGGLPENQGTANVTNAYRPGEPGGDINTNTENGEGMDNEDHLELITTDIQNYTFNTFYGGHPNPTRANPTGAGLLTSPDSNPNNATYRTLIYDPSNPQAGYTDDPSIALPADWPPVEVANPVESDWRGPSVPNPDGPDDAPIAIFPRNSNGIDEYTASNGGDFYKGNLIVGKNNGILHRVVLNPDGSLNTLETSWASGLSAGGAGNALGITCNGDLDPFPGTIWVGLFNTSSGGIVILEPQDFVECLDPSDPEYDANGDYDFDGFTNQDEEDNGTDPCNGGSQPSDFDDDSISDLNDNDDDADGILDANDPFQLGNPNVGGSDAFELPVTNDLYSDTGLGGYLGLGMTGMMNNGDTGSNWLAWLDKPGPNPDDLLGGAIGALTMQMGDGTAFESNNDQEKAFQYGVQVDQSMGGFTVQGEIRGFDLTQNQLYTNANTPNGEIGIYIGDGTQSNYIKFVATPSGLVAQQEIGDNAQTPITFNIAAPSRPSSSIDFYFVVDAVSGDVSLQYELDGGSRNIMGTITAEGTILDAIQLANTDLAVGVIGTSNASGFELEGTWEFLYVKAETPTVVQGIPDIEKLIDSADENINLDVYFDDDNGAANLTYNIQGNTNNQIGASITDNILTLSFPSTAEVSNITIRATDEDLNFVDDTFTVTVTETPPILYRVNAGGPLLSSIDGDIDWGEDTKANNSIYLAAAGTNSSSNGTITSTDGSVNTTTTPDEIFDSERYDNIPGSPNMLYSFPVAPQPGNYEVRLYMGDGFAGTSLPGQRIFDVSIEGVVMPLLNNVDLSETYGPNTGTMISHIVKVSDGVLNIEFLHGLEENPLINGIEILDASDSDTPIYVNPIADQLGFAGDDVDGSLAVYAAGGDGNLSFSATGLPPGVDIEPTNGHIFGTIEEGAFSGSPYNVTISVDDSDGLTSDQAQINFVWEIVEPYMYRINAGGVQVVASDLGANWEDDLGNGAQTGNNYMVNTGRTEDYEVMSFNTKDSSIPAYIDSSTYLSIFNEERYDLATGPEMEYVLTVENADYVVNLYMGNSFDGTSNIGDRVFDIFIEGALVENDLDLVERFGNQVGGMISYPATVNDGALNISFGHVTENPLINAIEVYAVDTGNPTLTLASIPDQDNGILDAVDFNASASGGDPGENITYYISGQPQGININPSTGQISGTINAAAATGGPNANGTHSVVVTAVKPLSAPSSQAFIWTVDTQLLWTDKDENENYTARHENSFVQAGDKFYLMGGREEAQTIDIYDYTTDSWTSLVDSAPKEFNHYQATEYQGLIWVIGAFQDNAYPNEVPTEYIWMFNPATQEWIQGPEIPAGRQRGSTGLVVYDDKFYIVGGNNDGHDGGYVAWFDEYDPATGTWTPLADAPRARDHFAAVVIGDKLYAAGGRLSGGTGGVFKPVIPEVDVYDFTSGTWSTLPSGQNIPTPRGGAAAVNFNNRLVVIGGEVQDELVYGVNTDDALAITEEYDPVTQSWDRLPDMNFERHGTQAIVSGPGVHILGGSPNRAGGNQKNMEFLGEDSPVGSPSVVSALSSANTVVIGDGETQDIDLNVIDGNVGVFVTSMEITGANAADFAIESGELINALINPNSTHTLSVSLSGTGPDRIATLTINYDDSSTYSITLTNNPDATFGVTNPGDQYNYEGDVVSLQIQATSPNNTSFSATGLPPDLTINETTGIITGTIDDGFIGGSGDNFIEENGLVVIEAESGDTTGWDITNIDGATGIIANDNNFNNINGSTIPYEITISNPGVYRFNWRSFFSGVDPTEENDNWLRFPNNDDVWFFGIDGSVGNPGTEADIIANLQGAQSEIVFPIGSSRITASTTPNGVGADGYFKVYRSNGSPETYDWQARTSDNDNHEIFVWFVNPGTYTMEVSERSLGHAIDRMVLYKVDDYGYNNNTNAVLNAPESQQGGGVSGPGAADNSPYSVSVTVTDDGDPAGNETIDFVWYIGEPGDLIAVPQADVTSGFVPLTVNFTGSNSLDDVGVDTYTWDFKDGSPISNEADPTHTFTTIGTYVVDLTVTDDDLNTDTKSITIEVNGTGVAPTAVASAIPTEGDAPLEVVFDGTGSTDDLAIDTYSWDFIDGGTSTEASPTYTFNTPGVYNVELTVTDVEGLTDTDVITITVNQPNQPPVALATAAPESGIAPLEVAFIGSGSTDDVGIVTYAWDFMDGGTSAEANPTYTFTTPGTYDVELTVTDGGGLTDTDIVTITVSPNVAPVAMATATPDTGAAALEVAFTGSGSTDDVGVVSYAWDFDDAGASSTEADPTYTFNTAGTYEVTLTVTDAGGLTDTDTVTVQVTEPGGNEAPVAVASANPTTGQAPLPVIFNGAGSTDDVGIVTYFWDFKDGTTSDEINPVTTFETAGIYNVELTVTDAEGLTDTVMVSIEVTEPNGNEAPVANASATPMSGDAPLEVSFTGSNSTDDVAVVEYAWDFMDGGTSTEADPTYTFNTPGTYDVELTVTDGDGLTDTEVVIISVTDPQMTNEAPVAVISANPEFGDAPLEVVFTGSGSTDDVEVVSYAWDFGDGSSSTEADPTHIFENAESYEVTLTVTDAEGLTDTTSVTIEVMDNAPSGVEMSVIVAPNPARDYANLQVMNLSNGAVITKINLHDSIGRLMESHEPAEVSVDGTSGDYAIPIFTLRDGLYYITVELSEGDTIGVALLVRN, encoded by the coding sequence ATGAAAAAAAATTACCCCAAATTCGTATTGTTGTTTTTACTCTTAGCAACAATATTTTCATTTAAAGTTCAGGCTCAATTAAGTTTTCCACAAAGTGCATTAGACCTAAATGGCCAAGGAACGTTTACCTCAGGGATTACATCGTTGACCTATGGCCCAGATGGAAGACTTTATGCCACCGAATATACAGGTCTTGTCCATGTAATGACCGTGCAACGTGACGGTCCCAATGACTATAAGGTAACGTCCATGGAAACCCTTACCGGTGTCCAAGGAATCCAAAACCATAATGATGATGGTAGCAACAACTCCAGTACCCTAAGGGAAACCACAGGCTTGGCTGTTGCTGGAACTGCAACAAATCCGGTTATTTATGTAGCTTCCAGTGATATTAGAGTAGGTGGAGCCACTACAGGCCAGGGAGATACAGGTTTGGACACCAATTCAGGAACCATTACCCGTTTCTTTTGGAATGGAACTTCTTGGGATGTGGCCGATTTGGTTAGGGGATTACCACGCTCCGAGGAAAATCATGCCACCAACGGTTTGGAGTTTGTAACCATTGGGGGTACAAATTACCTGATTGTGGCTCAAGGGGGGAATGCCAATGGGGGATCGCCTTCCGTCAATTTTGCCTTATTGGGCGAATATGCCCTTTCTGCAGCTATATTGGCAATTGATCTGGATGCTATAGAAGCCATGGCCGACAAGTTTGATAACGGTAGAAAATACAAATACAACTTACCAACATTGGATGATCCAACACGGGCCAATGCAAATGGGGTTACAGATCCAGATGCACCAGGCTATAACGGTATTGATGTAAATGATCCCTTTGGTGGCAATGACGGATTGAACCAAGCGAAGGTTGTAGCGGGCGGCCCTGTGAAAATTGTATCTCCCGGTTACAGAAATGCCTATGATTTGGTCGTTACGGAAAGTGGGGCATTGTATGTTACGGACAACGGTGCCAATGAAGGTTGGGGAGGACTCCCAGAAAATCAAGGAACAGCCAATGTAACCAATGCCTATCGTCCCGGTGAGCCTGGAGGGGATATAAATACCAACACAGAGAATGGTGAAGGTATGGACAACGAGGATCATTTGGAATTGATTACCACGGACATTCAAAATTATACCTTCAATACATTTTATGGAGGGCACCCCAACCCAACCCGGGCAAACCCAACGGGTGCAGGTTTGTTGACATCTCCGGACTCCAATCCAAATAATGCTACGTACAGGACATTGATTTATGATCCTTCAAATCCGCAAGCGGGTTATACGGATGATCCTTCCATTGCACTTCCTGCAGATTGGCCACCAGTTGAGGTAGCGAACCCGGTGGAAAGTGACTGGCGCGGTCCGTCGGTACCTAATCCTGATGGCCCGGATGATGCCCCTATTGCAATTTTTCCAAGAAACTCTAACGGTATTGATGAATATACTGCTAGTAACGGTGGAGACTTCTATAAAGGAAATCTTATAGTTGGGAAGAACAATGGTATTTTACATAGGGTGGTATTGAACCCTGATGGTAGTTTAAATACATTGGAAACATCTTGGGCTTCCGGTTTAAGTGCTGGGGGAGCTGGTAATGCTTTGGGAATAACTTGTAATGGCGATTTAGACCCTTTTCCAGGGACCATTTGGGTAGGTCTTTTCAATACATCTTCAGGAGGTATTGTTATTTTGGAGCCACAAGATTTTGTAGAGTGTTTAGACCCAAGTGACCCAGAATATGATGCCAATGGCGATTACGATTTTGATGGGTTCACCAATCAAGACGAAGAAGATAATGGTACCGACCCCTGTAACGGAGGTTCTCAGCCCAGTGATTTTGATGACGATTCCATTTCCGATCTTAACGATAATGACGATGATGCAGATGGTATCTTGGATGCCAATGATCCGTTCCAATTGGGAAATCCCAATGTAGGCGGAAGCGATGCGTTTGAACTACCCGTAACCAATGATTTGTATTCAGATACGGGCCTTGGTGGTTATTTAGGTTTGGGAATGACAGGAATGATGAATAATGGTGATACTGGCAGTAATTGGTTGGCTTGGTTGGATAAACCCGGTCCAAATCCTGATGACTTACTCGGTGGAGCCATTGGTGCCTTGACCATGCAAATGGGCGATGGAACAGCATTTGAATCCAATAACGACCAAGAAAAAGCATTCCAATACGGTGTTCAAGTGGACCAATCCATGGGAGGCTTCACGGTACAAGGTGAAATTAGAGGTTTTGATTTGACACAAAACCAACTATACACCAATGCAAACACACCAAATGGAGAAATTGGTATTTATATCGGTGACGGTACGCAGAGCAACTATATTAAGTTTGTGGCCACACCTTCAGGCCTCGTGGCACAGCAAGAAATAGGGGATAATGCACAAACACCTATAACGTTTAATATCGCTGCTCCTAGCAGACCTAGTTCCAGTATTGACTTTTACTTTGTGGTAGATGCAGTTTCAGGGGATGTTTCATTACAATACGAACTGGATGGTGGTTCCCGAAATATTATGGGCACCATTACGGCTGAAGGCACCATTTTGGATGCTATTCAGCTAGCAAACACTGATTTGGCGGTGGGGGTTATTGGTACATCCAATGCTTCAGGTTTTGAATTGGAAGGTACTTGGGAGTTTTTATATGTTAAAGCAGAAACACCAACGGTGGTTCAAGGCATACCGGATATTGAAAAACTCATAGACTCAGCCGATGAGAATATCAACTTGGATGTTTATTTTGATGACGACAATGGTGCAGCCAACCTTACCTATAATATTCAAGGCAATACCAACAATCAAATAGGTGCCAGTATTACGGACAATATATTGACGCTTTCATTTCCTTCCACAGCCGAGGTATCCAATATTACCATAAGGGCAACGGATGAGGACCTTAATTTTGTGGATGATACCTTTACCGTAACGGTTACCGAGACACCGCCTATTTTATATCGGGTTAATGCAGGAGGACCTTTGTTGTCCAGTATTGATGGTGATATAGATTGGGGTGAAGATACAAAAGCCAATAATTCAATATACTTGGCAGCGGCAGGCACGAACAGTTCGTCTAACGGAACAATTACAAGCACGGATGGTTCCGTAAACACAACCACAACACCTGATGAGATTTTTGATTCAGAACGTTATGACAACATACCTGGCAGCCCTAACATGCTATATTCTTTCCCTGTTGCTCCACAACCAGGTAACTATGAAGTCCGCTTATACATGGGTGATGGATTTGCAGGAACTTCACTACCAGGGCAACGGATTTTTGATGTATCCATAGAAGGCGTTGTTATGCCTTTGCTCAATAATGTGGACTTGTCGGAAACTTATGGACCTAATACGGGTACCATGATCAGCCATATTGTAAAAGTTAGCGATGGGGTCCTAAATATTGAATTCCTGCACGGGCTGGAAGAAAACCCTCTGATCAATGGTATTGAAATATTGGATGCTTCCGATTCTGATACACCCATTTATGTAAACCCCATTGCAGACCAATTGGGCTTTGCTGGTGACGATGTGGATGGAAGTTTGGCGGTCTATGCAGCAGGCGGCGACGGTAATCTTAGTTTTTCAGCAACTGGGTTACCACCAGGTGTGGATATAGAGCCCACCAATGGCCATATTTTTGGAACTATTGAAGAGGGAGCCTTTTCGGGTAGCCCTTATAACGTTACCATTTCGGTTGATGATAGTGATGGACTGACCAGTGATCAGGCACAAATTAATTTTGTATGGGAGATTGTTGAACCTTATATGTACCGTATTAATGCCGGTGGAGTTCAAGTTGTAGCTTCCGATCTAGGTGCCAATTGGGAAGATGATTTGGGCAATGGAGCACAGACAGGAAATAATTATATGGTTAACACTGGCCGTACGGAAGACTATGAGGTCATGTCGTTCAACACTAAAGATTCCTCCATACCGGCATACATAGACAGTAGTACATATTTGAGCATTTTCAATGAAGAACGTTATGATTTGGCCACAGGGCCCGAGATGGAATATGTCTTGACTGTTGAAAACGCCGACTATGTAGTCAATCTCTATATGGGAAATAGTTTTGACGGTACTAGTAACATTGGAGATCGCGTTTTTGACATTTTCATAGAAGGTGCATTGGTTGAAAACGATTTGGATTTGGTTGAAAGATTTGGCAACCAGGTAGGAGGAATGATTTCTTATCCGGCGACGGTTAATGATGGCGCATTGAACATCTCTTTTGGCCATGTGACTGAGAATCCATTGATCAATGCCATTGAGGTATATGCAGTAGATACCGGTAATCCAACATTGACCTTGGCCAGTATTCCCGATCAAGACAATGGCATTCTGGATGCGGTGGATTTCAATGCTTCGGCAAGTGGAGGAGATCCCGGAGAGAATATTACCTATTATATTTCTGGCCAACCTCAAGGGATAAACATTAACCCTTCAACGGGTCAAATATCCGGTACTATCAATGCGGCTGCGGCTACAGGCGGTCCAAATGCCAATGGCACACATTCCGTGGTGGTCACCGCAGTGAAGCCATTATCGGCTCCATCCAGCCAAGCATTTATCTGGACTGTGGATACGCAATTGTTATGGACGGACAAGGACGAGAATGAAAACTATACCGCAAGACACGAAAACTCTTTTGTACAAGCGGGTGATAAGTTTTATTTGATGGGTGGTCGCGAAGAAGCGCAAACCATCGATATTTACGATTATACCACAGACTCATGGACTTCATTGGTCGATTCAGCGCCCAAGGAATTTAACCACTATCAGGCTACCGAATATCAAGGTCTCATTTGGGTTATTGGTGCATTCCAAGACAATGCCTATCCCAATGAAGTGCCAACGGAATACATCTGGATGTTCAACCCAGCTACCCAAGAATGGATTCAAGGTCCTGAAATACCTGCGGGAAGACAAAGAGGATCCACAGGTTTGGTGGTTTATGATGATAAGTTTTACATAGTAGGTGGAAATAATGATGGGCATGATGGAGGCTATGTGGCTTGGTTTGATGAATACGATCCTGCTACAGGCACCTGGACACCTTTGGCCGATGCGCCAAGAGCAAGGGACCACTTTGCAGCTGTAGTGATCGGAGACAAATTATACGCTGCGGGAGGTAGACTTTCTGGAGGTACTGGGGGTGTATTTAAACCCGTTATCCCTGAAGTGGATGTGTATGATTTCACCTCTGGAACATGGAGCACCCTGCCGAGCGGACAGAATATCCCAACTCCTCGAGGAGGCGCTGCTGCGGTAAACTTTAACAACCGACTGGTGGTGATTGGTGGTGAGGTACAAGATGAATTGGTCTATGGCGTCAATACCGACGATGCCTTGGCCATTACAGAAGAATACGACCCGGTGACCCAATCGTGGGATCGATTGCCCGACATGAATTTTGAACGTCATGGTACACAGGCCATTGTCTCTGGACCTGGGGTTCATATTTTGGGTGGTTCTCCCAACAGAGCAGGTGGAAACCAAAAGAACATGGAGTTTCTAGGGGAAGATAGCCCTGTGGGATCCCCAAGCGTAGTTAGTGCACTGTCTTCGGCAAATACAGTGGTTATTGGTGATGGTGAAACCCAGGACATTGATTTAAATGTCATCGATGGTAACGTGGGAGTTTTTGTGACCTCCATGGAAATCACTGGGGCCAATGCTGCTGATTTTGCTATTGAGTCGGGTGAATTGATTAACGCTTTGATCAATCCAAACAGTACACATACATTGAGTGTTTCATTGTCAGGTACCGGCCCAGATAGGATTGCTACCTTGACCATCAACTATGATGATTCAAGTACCTACAGTATTACGCTTACCAATAATCCCGATGCTACTTTTGGAGTTACAAACCCGGGAGATCAGTATAACTATGAGGGAGACGTGGTATCGTTACAAATCCAGGCAACAAGTCCAAACAACACCTCATTCAGTGCTACAGGATTACCACCGGATTTGACCATTAATGAAACCACGGGTATCATAACAGGTACCATTGATGATGGTTTTATTGGCGGTAGTGGCGATAACTTTATTGAAGAAAACGGATTGGTGGTCATTGAAGCCGAATCAGGGGATACCACAGGATGGGATATTACCAATATAGATGGAGCGACAGGTATTATTGCTAATGACAATAACTTTAATAATATAAACGGTAGTACAATACCCTATGAAATAACAATCAGTAATCCGGGTGTATATCGTTTCAATTGGAGAAGTTTCTTCTCTGGTGTTGATCCTACCGAGGAAAATGATAACTGGCTGCGTTTCCCCAATAATGATGATGTGTGGTTTTTCGGAATTGATGGTTCTGTGGGCAACCCAGGAACCGAAGCAGATATCATTGCGAACCTTCAAGGGGCACAATCAGAAATTGTTTTCCCAATAGGAAGTTCAAGGATAACAGCATCCACAACACCTAATGGAGTTGGAGCTGATGGGTATTTTAAAGTGTATAGAAGTAACGGTAGTCCTGAAACCTATGATTGGCAGGCTAGAACCAGCGATAATGACAACCATGAAATCTTTGTTTGGTTTGTAAACCCTGGTACCTATACCATGGAAGTTTCAGAACGTTCCTTAGGTCATGCCATTGATCGAATGGTATTGTATAAAGTGGACGATTACGGTTACAATAACAACACCAATGCGGTACTCAATGCACCAGAATCCCAACAGGGTGGAGGTGTCAGTGGTCCTGGAGCGGCTGATAATAGTCCATACAGTGTTTCGGTAACGGTTACCGATGATGGTGATCCTGCAGGAAATGAAACCATCGACTTCGTATGGTACATTGGGGAACCTGGTGATTTGATTGCGGTTCCACAAGCTGACGTAACCAGTGGTTTTGTACCCTTGACCGTCAACTTTACAGGAAGTAATTCGTTGGATGATGTAGGAGTTGATACGTATACATGGGATTTTAAGGATGGATCTCCAATATCGAATGAGGCCGATCCTACGCATACCTTTACCACAATAGGAACGTATGTGGTTGATTTAACTGTTACGGATGATGATCTTAACACCGATACAAAGAGCATAACCATTGAGGTTAATGGAACAGGAGTTGCCCCAACGGCAGTGGCTTCGGCCATACCAACGGAGGGCGATGCTCCTCTAGAGGTTGTTTTTGATGGTACAGGTTCAACAGATGACTTGGCTATTGACACGTATTCTTGGGATTTTATAGATGGAGGTACATCAACCGAAGCAAGTCCAACCTATACCTTTAATACGCCCGGGGTTTATAATGTAGAACTTACGGTTACAGATGTAGAGGGACTAACGGATACCGATGTAATAACTATAACGGTAAACCAACCTAATCAACCACCTGTGGCATTGGCAACTGCTGCTCCAGAATCTGGAATAGCACCGTTGGAAGTTGCTTTCATAGGAAGCGGAAGTACCGATGATGTAGGTATTGTTACCTATGCTTGGGATTTCATGGATGGAGGAACATCCGCAGAAGCAAATCCAACATACACATTTACCACACCGGGAACCTATGATGTTGAACTTACTGTTACCGATGGCGGCGGATTGACGGATACGGATATCGTGACCATTACGGTTTCACCTAACGTAGCTCCAGTGGCCATGGCAACAGCTACCCCAGATACAGGAGCAGCAGCTTTGGAAGTAGCTTTCACAGGAAGTGGTTCCACAGATGATGTGGGCGTAGTGAGCTATGCATGGGATTTTGATGATGCTGGTGCCAGTTCTACGGAAGCTGATCCAACCTATACGTTTAACACGGCGGGAACCTATGAAGTTACTTTAACCGTTACTGATGCAGGTGGATTGACCGATACAGATACCGTCACCGTTCAGGTTACTGAACCGGGAGGCAACGAAGCACCCGTGGCTGTGGCCTCGGCTAACCCAACAACGGGTCAAGCTCCACTTCCAGTGATATTTAATGGTGCTGGCTCAACGGACGATGTAGGTATTGTTACCTATTTCTGGGATTTTAAAGATGGTACAACATCGGATGAAATTAACCCAGTAACAACATTTGAAACAGCAGGTATCTATAATGTAGAGCTTACTGTGACTGACGCGGAAGGACTCACGGATACCGTTATGGTAAGTATAGAAGTTACAGAACCTAATGGTAATGAAGCTCCAGTAGCGAATGCTTCCGCAACACCTATGAGCGGGGATGCCCCGCTGGAAGTTTCCTTCACTGGAAGCAATTCTACAGATGATGTTGCGGTGGTAGAGTATGCTTGGGACTTTATGGATGGTGGTACATCCACGGAAGCTGACCCGACATACACATTCAATACACCGGGAACGTACGATGTTGAACTTACGGTGACTGATGGAGACGGACTGACCGATACCGAGGTGGTAATAATTTCGGTAACCGATCCACAGATGACCAATGAGGCTCCTGTTGCTGTGATTTCTGCCAACCCCGAATTCGGTGATGCACCCTTGGAAGTTGTATTTACAGGTTCTGGCTCCACAGATGATGTTGAGGTTGTAAGTTATGCGTGGGATTTTGGTGATGGTAGTAGCTCTACGGAAGCTGACCCAACCCATATTTTTGAAAACGCTGAATCTTATGAAGTCACATTGACGGTTACAGATGCCGAAGGGTTGACAGATACTACGTCCGTAACAATAGAAGTGATGGATAATGCTCCTTCGGGAGTAGAAATGTCTGTTATTGTAGCCCCGAACCCGGCAAGGGATTATGCCAATCTTCAAGTAATGAATTTGTCAAATGGAGCGGTCATTACCAAAATTAATCTACATGACTCCATTGGTAGGCTCATGGAGTCACATGAACCAGCGGAAGTAAGCGTTGATGGAACTAGTGGAGATTATGCAATTCCAATATTTACGCTTAGGGATGGGCTGTATTACATCACGGTAGAATTGAGTGAAGGTGATACAATAGGGGTTGCACTATTGGTGCGGAATTAA